In Corylus avellana chromosome ca2, CavTom2PMs-1.0, the following proteins share a genomic window:
- the LOC132168635 gene encoding probable leucine-rich repeat receptor-like serine/threonine-protein kinase At3g14840 isoform X1, which yields MSILYISTQLCKWSWWKTLVSGEEMAARCLPYVCFIVLLILLRICMEAQAGLLGPTPDEEVEALGEIARKLGKKDWKFSKDPCLNDSTSSYNNSVSCNCHYPGGVCHIELIKLSGEDLAGILPSALVQLPYLKHMSFTGNNLSGPIPNYLGNITTLEYLSIENNLFSGTVPPELGNLDNLETLILSANNLIGELPATLTRLNKLRELICGNNFTRKLPDFFRSWKQLEKLETQGSGLNGPIPASISVLKDLTDLRISDLHGEGSDFLPLMNMRHMKELKLSSCNISGEIPAYIPNMTHLGKLDLSFNRLEKEIPEFEGLKNLTNMYLTSNLLTGDIPNWIRNSNQYDFCTKIFQNFARGLFSLLYFL from the exons ATGTCTATATTGTATATATCTACGCAGCTTTGCAAGTGGAGCTGGTGGAAAACTCTTGTCAGTGGAGAGGAGATGGCTGCAAGATGTCTTCCATATGTTTGTTTTATTGTACTACTCATCTTGTTGCGTATTTGCATGGAAGCACAAGCTGGCCTGCTAGGGCCTACTCCTGATGAGGAAG TGGAAGCCCTTGGTGAAATAGCTAGAAAATTAGGGAAAAAGGACTGGAAGTTCAGCAAAGATCCATGCCTTAATGACAGTACAAGCTCGTACAATAATAGTGTCAGCTGCAATTGTCACTACCCTGGAGGTGTTTGTCACATAGAACTCAT AAAACTTAGTGGGGAGGATCTTGCTGGTATACTTCCATCAGCTCTGGTGCAGCTACCATACCTGAAGCATAT GTCCTTCACTGGGAACAACTTGTCAGGACCAATTCCAAACTACTTGGGAAACATAACCACTCTTGAATATTT GAGCATAGAGAACAATCTGTTTTCTGGAACTGTTCCACCTGAGCTTGGAAATTTGGATAACTTGGAGACTCT GATTCTTAGTGCTAACAATCTAATAGGAGAGTTGCCCGCGACTCTCACCCGCCTAAACAAATTAAGAGAATT GATTTGCGGTAACAACTTCACACGAAAGTTGCCAGATTTTTTCCGAAGTTGGAAGCAACTTGAGAAATT AGAGACCCAAGGTAGCGGTCTCAATGGGCCAATCCCAGCTAGCATATCTGTCTTGAAAGATTTAACTGATCT AAGGATCAGTGACCTGCATGGAGAAGGTTCAGACTTTCTGCCTTTAATGAACATGAGACACATGAAGGAATT AAAATTGAGCAGCTGTAACATCTCTGGAGAAATCCCTGCATATATACCAAATATGACACATCTTGGAAAACT GGATCTCAGTTTCAACAGATTGGAAAAGGAAATTCCAGAATTCGAAGGTCTAAAAAATTTGACGAACAT GTATCTAACAAGCAACTTGCTTACTGGGGACATTCCAAACTGGATCAGGAACAGTAATCAGTATGATTTTTGTactaaaatttttcaaaattttgcaagAGGTTTATTTTCACTTCTGTATTTTCTTTAG
- the LOC132168635 gene encoding probable leucine-rich repeat receptor-like serine/threonine-protein kinase At3g14840 isoform X2 yields the protein MSILYISTQLCKWSWWKTLVSGEEMAARCLPYVCFIVLLILLRICMEAQAGLLGPTPDEEVEALGEIARKLGKKDWKFSKDPCLNDSTSSYNNSVSCNCHYPGGVCHIELMSFTGNNLSGPIPNYLGNITTLEYLSIENNLFSGTVPPELGNLDNLETLILSANNLIGELPATLTRLNKLRELICGNNFTRKLPDFFRSWKQLEKLETQGSGLNGPIPASISVLKDLTDLRISDLHGEGSDFLPLMNMRHMKELKLSSCNISGEIPAYIPNMTHLGKLDLSFNRLEKEIPEFEGLKNLTNMYLTSNLLTGDIPNWIRNSNQYDFCTKIFQNFARGLFSLLYFL from the exons ATGTCTATATTGTATATATCTACGCAGCTTTGCAAGTGGAGCTGGTGGAAAACTCTTGTCAGTGGAGAGGAGATGGCTGCAAGATGTCTTCCATATGTTTGTTTTATTGTACTACTCATCTTGTTGCGTATTTGCATGGAAGCACAAGCTGGCCTGCTAGGGCCTACTCCTGATGAGGAAG TGGAAGCCCTTGGTGAAATAGCTAGAAAATTAGGGAAAAAGGACTGGAAGTTCAGCAAAGATCCATGCCTTAATGACAGTACAAGCTCGTACAATAATAGTGTCAGCTGCAATTGTCACTACCCTGGAGGTGTTTGTCACATAGAACTCAT GTCCTTCACTGGGAACAACTTGTCAGGACCAATTCCAAACTACTTGGGAAACATAACCACTCTTGAATATTT GAGCATAGAGAACAATCTGTTTTCTGGAACTGTTCCACCTGAGCTTGGAAATTTGGATAACTTGGAGACTCT GATTCTTAGTGCTAACAATCTAATAGGAGAGTTGCCCGCGACTCTCACCCGCCTAAACAAATTAAGAGAATT GATTTGCGGTAACAACTTCACACGAAAGTTGCCAGATTTTTTCCGAAGTTGGAAGCAACTTGAGAAATT AGAGACCCAAGGTAGCGGTCTCAATGGGCCAATCCCAGCTAGCATATCTGTCTTGAAAGATTTAACTGATCT AAGGATCAGTGACCTGCATGGAGAAGGTTCAGACTTTCTGCCTTTAATGAACATGAGACACATGAAGGAATT AAAATTGAGCAGCTGTAACATCTCTGGAGAAATCCCTGCATATATACCAAATATGACACATCTTGGAAAACT GGATCTCAGTTTCAACAGATTGGAAAAGGAAATTCCAGAATTCGAAGGTCTAAAAAATTTGACGAACAT GTATCTAACAAGCAACTTGCTTACTGGGGACATTCCAAACTGGATCAGGAACAGTAATCAGTATGATTTTTGTactaaaatttttcaaaattttgcaagAGGTTTATTTTCACTTCTGTATTTTCTTTAG